A window of the Acidovorax sp. YS12 genome harbors these coding sequences:
- a CDS encoding alpha/beta hydrolase, with protein sequence MGMWGGLLLWGAALCVQAAGLRTIEIPAESDGQGRAFKAAVWSPCAQAAQAIALGPFVLQGVRDCPLPPGVHPLVLVSHGHAASALSHHDTAQALADAGFIVAALNHPGDTATDMHSSGDMAALQRRPADVRRLLDHLLRHPGLAAHIDAQRVGFFGFSRGGFTGLVLGGARPDFVQAGLPCPDASAPLCAQMRDPRFTPGPWVHDSRFKALVIADPLNAFPGPRSLLAVQAPVQLWWSQQGGDGVLPERVAALAEDLPVRPEVHQVEGATHFAFLAPCPPALAQAQPGICRDGPGFSRAAFHQTFNAQVLVFLRQHLAPH encoded by the coding sequence ATGGGAATGTGGGGGGGGCTGCTTTTGTGGGGGGCCGCCCTGTGCGTGCAGGCGGCGGGCCTGCGGACGATCGAGATTCCTGCAGAAAGCGATGGGCAGGGCCGCGCTTTCAAGGCGGCGGTCTGGTCGCCCTGCGCCCAGGCTGCGCAAGCCATCGCTCTCGGGCCTTTCGTGCTCCAGGGGGTGCGCGACTGCCCGTTGCCGCCAGGCGTGCATCCGCTGGTGCTGGTTTCGCACGGCCATGCGGCCAGTGCCCTGAGCCACCACGATACGGCGCAGGCGCTGGCGGATGCGGGCTTCATCGTGGCCGCGCTGAACCATCCCGGTGATACCGCCACCGACATGCACAGCAGTGGCGACATGGCTGCGCTGCAGCGTCGCCCTGCCGACGTGCGCCGCCTGCTGGACCATCTGCTGCGGCACCCTGGCCTGGCTGCGCACATCGATGCCCAGCGGGTGGGCTTTTTCGGCTTCTCGCGTGGCGGATTCACCGGGCTGGTGCTGGGGGGCGCACGCCCTGATTTCGTCCAAGCTGGCTTGCCTTGCCCCGACGCATCTGCGCCCCTGTGCGCGCAGATGCGCGATCCCCGGTTCACCCCGGGGCCATGGGTGCACGACAGCCGGTTCAAGGCGCTGGTGATTGCCGACCCTCTCAATGCCTTTCCTGGCCCGCGGTCGCTGCTGGCCGTGCAGGCGCCGGTGCAGTTGTGGTGGTCGCAGCAGGGCGGCGACGGCGTGCTGCCCGAACGCGTTGCCGCGCTGGCCGAAGACTTGCCGGTGCGGCCTGAAGTTCACCAGGTCGAAGGCGCCACGCATTTCGCGTTTCTCGCTCCTTGCCCGCCGGCGTTGGCGCAAGCACAGCCCGGGATATGCCGGGACGGACCAGGATTTTCCAGGGCCGCGTTCCACCAGACTTTCAACGCGCAGGTGCTGGTCTTCTTGCGCCAGCATCTGGCGCCGCACTGA
- a CDS encoding UvrD-helicase domain-containing protein, with protein MLQAAYEHNGRPVSREAFYAIACDPQRSVAVEACAGAGKTWMLVSRMLRALLEGCAPHEILAITFTKKAAGEMRQRLQEWLEQFAHATPAQLEQELIARGIGPQAAQDLREPLRNLYQTLLASGRPMQIRTFHSWFAALLGTAPLALLQERGLPARYELLEDDAEAVREVWRPFLAAVVQDAGLRADYEAAVARHGRAQTHKALEAALAKRVEFELADAAGIVDASVPAFGVQFPRLAALAAPAEALAGGAARARWLAWARQLGAESAKTPQKAADAVVDAFADGLDTRLDERLDRLRKAFFVAKEDRLAKNLEKFPAAQEAEAELQPLCAARAQHEAWRHQQRLARLARCLIAAFAQLKRARGWVDMNDVERTALVMLSDPALSGWVQERLDARVRHLLVDEFQDTNPLQWQALHAWLAAYAGAGGGASGQRPPSVFIVGDPKQSIYRFRRAEPQVFKAAQAFVRDGLGGDLLACDHTRRNARGIIATVNAAMQAAQGLQQYSGFRDHTTESGHAGELLRLPPIAKAEDASDSADAGAPAWRDSLTTPRHEAEETLRMRECAQAAQWVAGCIAMGVPAHEIMVLARKRDRLASMQEALRALHIPCVQPEKADLSEAPEVQDVVALLDVLVSPAHDLSLARALKSPLFGVPDALLTRLAVLRRQPGNMALSWFDLLQKQELLALDSKALAADLARYRDWVAHLPPHDALQAIYQHGDVLARFAACAPAPQRASVLANLRALLACALQQDGGRYLTPYAFVRAMKKGGMAAPGRADAQAVRLLTVHGAKGLEAHSVLLLDTDARGKKAETMAVLVDWPGEQALPRRFIFLASESSPPASAEDTLAVELAERQREELNTLYVAVTRAKQCLALSCVQASGANPDSWWARLAPLMQHDADPQAAQPGAGTAQDAPFTLLELPFQRAAAALPAAVEEADDLPARQGRAMHALLERVGVAGLPLAQARAQGWGAQRTAQLAREFSLPPEAAEAAAAMARRIVQGEGAWAWDDAAVALAVNEAPLTYQGQSLRLDRLVRLHAPREGARWWVLDYKSAAQPERQPQLIAQLQRYRAAVQAQVPGEAVGAAFLSGEGRLVRVPSGDTPAPALAATALAPGAQGTLF; from the coding sequence ATGCTTCAAGCCGCCTACGAACACAACGGCCGCCCCGTCTCGCGCGAGGCCTTCTACGCCATCGCCTGCGACCCGCAGCGCAGCGTCGCCGTCGAGGCCTGCGCCGGCGCGGGCAAGACCTGGATGCTGGTGTCGCGCATGCTGCGCGCGCTGCTGGAGGGCTGCGCGCCGCACGAAATCCTCGCCATCACCTTCACCAAGAAGGCGGCGGGCGAGATGCGCCAGCGCCTGCAGGAGTGGCTGGAGCAATTCGCCCACGCAACGCCCGCACAGCTCGAACAGGAACTGATTGCACGCGGAATCGGCCCCCAGGCCGCACAGGATCTGCGCGAGCCGCTACGAAATTTGTACCAGACCCTGCTCGCCAGCGGACGGCCGATGCAGATCCGCACCTTTCATAGCTGGTTCGCGGCGCTGCTGGGCACGGCGCCGCTGGCCCTGCTGCAGGAGCGCGGCCTGCCCGCGCGCTACGAACTGCTGGAGGACGACGCCGAGGCCGTGCGCGAGGTCTGGCGCCCCTTCCTCGCCGCCGTGGTGCAGGACGCCGGGCTGCGCGCCGACTACGAGGCGGCCGTGGCGCGCCATGGCCGCGCGCAGACGCACAAGGCGCTGGAGGCTGCGCTGGCCAAGCGCGTGGAGTTCGAGCTGGCCGATGCGGCGGGCATCGTCGATGCCTCGGTGCCCGCATTTGGCGTGCAGTTCCCGCGCCTGGCCGCCCTGGCCGCGCCCGCCGAGGCGCTGGCGGGCGGCGCGGCGCGCGCGCGCTGGCTGGCGTGGGCCAGGCAACTGGGCGCCGAGAGCGCCAAGACGCCGCAGAAGGCCGCCGACGCCGTGGTCGATGCCTTCGCCGATGGCCTCGATACGCGCCTGGACGAGCGCCTGGACCGCCTGCGCAAGGCGTTTTTCGTCGCCAAGGAAGACCGGCTGGCGAAGAACCTGGAGAAATTCCCCGCCGCGCAGGAGGCCGAGGCCGAACTGCAGCCGCTGTGCGCGGCGCGCGCCCAGCACGAGGCCTGGCGGCACCAGCAGCGCCTGGCGCGCCTGGCACGCTGCCTGATCGCCGCGTTCGCCCAGCTCAAGCGCGCGCGCGGCTGGGTGGACATGAACGACGTCGAGCGCACCGCGCTGGTCATGCTGTCCGATCCCGCCCTGAGCGGCTGGGTGCAGGAGCGCCTGGACGCGCGCGTGCGCCACCTGCTGGTCGATGAATTCCAGGACACCAACCCGCTGCAATGGCAGGCGCTGCACGCCTGGCTGGCCGCCTACGCCGGCGCGGGCGGCGGCGCCAGCGGCCAGCGCCCGCCCAGCGTGTTCATCGTGGGCGACCCCAAGCAGAGCATCTACCGCTTCCGCCGCGCCGAGCCGCAGGTGTTCAAGGCCGCCCAGGCCTTCGTGCGCGACGGCCTGGGCGGCGACCTGCTGGCCTGCGACCACACGCGGCGCAACGCGCGCGGCATCATCGCCACCGTGAACGCTGCCATGCAGGCGGCGCAGGGCCTGCAGCAGTACAGCGGCTTTCGTGACCACACCACCGAATCGGGCCACGCGGGCGAGCTGCTGCGCCTGCCGCCCATCGCCAAGGCCGAGGACGCCAGCGACAGCGCCGATGCCGGCGCGCCAGCCTGGCGCGACAGCCTGACCACCCCGCGCCACGAGGCCGAGGAGACCCTGCGCATGCGCGAATGCGCCCAGGCCGCGCAGTGGGTGGCGGGGTGCATCGCCATGGGCGTGCCCGCGCACGAGATCATGGTGCTGGCGCGCAAGCGCGACCGCCTGGCCAGCATGCAGGAGGCGCTGCGCGCGCTGCACATTCCCTGCGTGCAGCCGGAAAAGGCCGACCTCAGCGAAGCGCCCGAGGTGCAGGACGTGGTGGCCCTGCTCGACGTGCTGGTCTCGCCCGCGCACGACCTTTCGCTGGCGCGCGCGCTCAAGTCGCCGCTGTTCGGCGTGCCCGACGCGCTGCTCACCCGCCTGGCGGTGCTGCGCCGCCAGCCCGGGAACATGGCGCTGAGCTGGTTCGATTTGCTTCAAAAACAGGAGCTGCTTGCGCTTGACAGCAAAGCGCTGGCGGCCGATTTGGCGCGATACCGCGACTGGGTGGCGCACCTGCCCCCGCACGATGCGCTGCAGGCCATCTACCAGCACGGCGACGTGCTGGCGCGCTTTGCCGCCTGCGCCCCCGCGCCGCAGCGCGCCAGCGTGCTGGCCAACCTGCGCGCGCTGCTGGCCTGCGCGCTGCAGCAGGACGGCGGGCGCTACCTCACGCCCTACGCCTTCGTGCGCGCCATGAAGAAGGGCGGCATGGCCGCCCCCGGCCGCGCCGACGCCCAGGCCGTGCGCCTGCTCACCGTGCACGGCGCCAAGGGCCTGGAGGCGCACAGCGTGCTGCTGCTCGACACCGACGCGCGCGGCAAGAAAGCCGAGACCATGGCCGTGCTGGTGGACTGGCCGGGCGAGCAGGCGCTGCCGCGGCGCTTCATCTTCCTGGCCAGCGAATCCAGCCCGCCCGCCAGCGCCGAGGACACCCTGGCAGTCGAACTGGCCGAGCGCCAGCGCGAGGAGCTGAACACGCTCTACGTCGCCGTCACCCGCGCCAAGCAGTGCCTGGCGCTGTCGTGCGTGCAGGCCAGCGGCGCCAACCCGGACAGCTGGTGGGCGCGCCTGGCGCCGCTCATGCAGCACGATGCCGACCCACAGGCCGCGCAGCCTGGCGCCGGGACGGCGCAGGATGCGCCCTTCACCCTGCTGGAGCTGCCCTTCCAGCGTGCCGCCGCCGCGTTGCCCGCCGCCGTGGAGGAGGCCGATGACCTGCCCGCGCGCCAGGGCCGTGCCATGCACGCCCTGCTGGAGCGCGTGGGCGTGGCCGGCCTGCCGCTGGCCCAGGCCCGCGCCCAGGGCTGGGGCGCGCAGCGCACCGCCCAGCTGGCGCGCGAATTCAGCCTGCCGCCCGAGGCTGCCGAGGCCGCCGCCGCCATGGCGCGGCGCATCGTGCAGGGCGAAGGCGCCTGGGCCTGGGACGATGCCGCCGTGGCCCTGGCCGTGAACGAGGCGCCGCTGACGTACCAGGG